A single region of the Corticium candelabrum chromosome 15, ooCorCand1.1, whole genome shotgun sequence genome encodes:
- the LOC134191087 gene encoding uncharacterized protein LOC134191087 has product MDKQELGENLYALLAQECPLLSGKLTGMILELADVEIHDVINDAEKRGDLVESGVQVLVESVHQGMNADLIPQIQETIRASVVAVDNKEDRDTLLGDKLYGIIKHLEPEEAGKLTGMLLEMDDEEIIRLLCNPPSLRQQVVEAKLVLEGIADDNEAGELAVEEEQLGDQLFMLIQAVNSQKAAKLTGMILELGEEEVKKLIVSPDLLMEKIKEAEDVLDQSLAQE; this is encoded by the exons atggacaaacaagagCTGGGCGAGAACCTGTATGCATTGTTGGCTCAAGAGTGTCCCTTGCTGTCAGGCAAACTCACTGGAATGATTCTCGAACTTGCAGACGTGGAGATACACGATGTCATCAATGACGCCGAAAAGCGCGGTGATTTGGTAGAATCGGGTGTTCAAGTATTAGTAGAAAGCGTTCATCAGGG GATGAACGCTGATTTGATACCACAAATACAAGAGACAATACGCGCAAGTGTGGTAGCAGTGGACAACAAAGAGGATCGAGATACATTGCTTGGTGATAAACTCTACGGTATCATCAAACACTTGGAACCAGAAGAGGCAGGCAAACTGACTGGCATGTTGTTAGAGATGGACGACGAAGAAATCATTCGACTGTTATGCAATCCGCCTTCTCTCAGGCAGCAGGTGGTAGAAGCTAAGCTCGTCTTAGAGGGTATCGCAGATGACAATGAAGCTGGAGAACTAGCCGTTGAAGAAGAACAACTAGGAGATCAATTGTTTATGTTGATACAAGCAGTGAATTCACAGAAAGCTGCCAAGCTAACTGGCATGATATTGGAGCTAGGAGAAGAAGAAGTAAAGAAACTGATAGTTTCACCGGATCTGTTGATGGAAAAAATAAAAGAGGCAGAAGATGTATTAGATCAATCACTGGCACAGGAATAA
- the LOC134190453 gene encoding mediator of RNA polymerase II transcription subunit 27-like — protein sequence MDGQERLLRQALQSTCQLRDSVRQTFEDLLKVPIPPSLVSSDHKSGKARESLLKALKSNLTNVNKALGEIETGVSSLEKLDSKTLSLGNSGLLSLDGESSSLAVYSKLLNGLEWSKKVKSNARIVSEALKSNRKREAPKVDGESAKKSTLGDSRNSLQEVLLDLQSSHPETQLQQTATPEGFPVLQVSVGKAFGVSIGLSRLRVEQLVVRSISEQQHPEDIWTASRSSVLQKLSDKAMATALKLQLKHMPVDVLDHLLTWLKDQASNNPVQMVIPK from the exons ATGGACGGTCAGGAGAGACTTTTGCGCCAGGCTCTGCAGAGTACTTGTCAATTGCGTGACTCTGTTCGGCAGACGTTTGAGGATCTTTTGAAAGTACCTATACCGCCATCCTTAGTTTCCAGCGATCACAAGTCCGGCAAGGCCCGCGAGTCACTATTGAAAGCTCTAAAAAGCAATCTAACTAACGTCAATAAGGCGTTGGG GGAGATTGAGACTGGCGTGTCGAGTCTTGAGAAATTAGACAGCAAAACCCTCAGTCTTGGCAACAGTGGATTGTTGAGTTTGGATGGTGAAAGCAGTTCACTTGCTGTTTATAGCAAGTTGTTGAATGGCCTTGAATGGTCGAAGAAA GTAAAATCAAACGCTAGAATTGTTTCTGAAGCTTTGAAATCAAATCGAAAAAGAGAAGCTCCAAAGGTAGACGGAGAAAGTGCGAAAAAATCAACTCTTGGAGATAGCAG GAACAGTCTGCAAGAAGTATTGCTGGATCTTCAGAGTAGTCACCCTGAAACGCAGCTACAGCAGACAGCAACTCCTGAAGGATTCCCTGTGCTGCAA GTTTCAGTTGGGAAAGCATTTGGAGTCTCTATTGGACTATCTAGACTGCGTGTAGAACAGCTAGTGGTAAGAAGTATTTCTGAACAACAACATCCTGAAGACATATGGACTGCCTCCAGAAGTTCTGTCTTACAAAAA CTTTCTGACAAAGCAATGGCTACTGCTTTGAAGTTGCAGTTGAAACACATGCCAGTTGATGTACTAGATCATCTCTTG ACATGGTTGAAAGATCAGGCATCAAATAATCCTGTTCAAATGGTGATACCCAAATAG
- the LOC134190623 gene encoding solute carrier family 53 member 1-like isoform X2 — protein MQVIDKEVEKIEAFFKSREGDAKSSFLDLEEEVGRLKLLASIHGTQSKRREAAHWGKAINGQVAVGNRKAWKRKSFTEIEHQISSPDVDDEVDEAVRLSSREIKTRLKELKLAFSEFYLSLVLLQQYQQLNREGFRKILKKHDKEWRTTDGLRYYSDVILKTYFVRSKEIEQLILKTEKVVIEDLEGGNRRQAMNRLRVPPLETRYSHWSSYGLGLFMGMSSVLIVCSIILGVYLTNLKTNNCGNTTHPIDCAVCNVLNSSCQCEMNSTCRAVPEKIFYDWGNWIPALRMFRVTLFIFLMVFFVGVNTYGWRANGVNHVLIFEINPREYLSSFQLMEIGTCMSVIWLCGIMLYYAIHHFGSPDNAFFSPLTVMIVIIVYTVIPFKIFHWRSRLWLLRKLKRIIMAPYYAVEFPDFWLADQMTSLSGVLLDVEYTLCFFAFDWKQHPDHAVCTSVQNGIRPIIACLPAWFRFAQCLRRYRDTNKFFPHAVNAGKYSTTFIVVLFSSLYRTEKGNMVLVMIPCVSSGVFLNLLYYTCISLEQGAASREGTLFAVWIIAYIVNFCYTLWWDMYMDWGVLDRKYSFLREELIYPHPLIYYVAIVEDSLFRLFWTFQVSLLESEVLEVEVLKTVFGFFEMLRRFVWNFFRLENEHLNNCGEFRAVRDIKIKPLDIPKAVPSSAQLNTKPDVSKYVTTSYESNV, from the exons ATGCAAGTTATCGACAAAGAAGTAGAGAAGATTGAAGCCTTTTTTAAAT CACGGGAAGGAGATGCCAAAAGCAGCTTCTTAGATCTTGAAGAAGAAGTAGGTCGTCTAAAGTTACTAGCGTCTATACATGGCACTCAATCTAAGAGAAGAGAGGCAGCTCACTGGGGAAAGGCAATAAATGGTCAAGTGGCTGTTGGCAACAGAAAGGCTTGGAAACGGAAGAGTTTTACCGAGATCGAGCATCAGATCAGCTCACCAGATGTAGATGATGAGGTAGATGAAGCAGTGAGACTTTCTTCTCGTGAAATCAAAACAAGGTTGAAAGAATTGAAACTAGCATTTAGTGAATTCTACCTTAGTCtcgttttgctgcagcaatatCAA CAACTGAATAGAGAAGGATTTAGAAAGATCTTGAAGAAACATGACAAG GAGTGGCGAACAACCGATGGCTTAAGATACTACAGTGATGTCATACTAAAGACTTACTTTGTTCGATCAAAGGAAATTGAGCAACTCATTCTGAAAACGGAG AAGGTCGTTATTGAAGATTTAGAAGGTGGTAACAGAAGGCAAGCTATGAATCGGTTGCGAGTGCCACCACTTGAAACTCGA TATTCTCACTGGTCATCTTATGGTCTTGGATTGTTCATGGGCATGTCTAGTGTTCTCATTGTTTGTTCTATCATACTTG gTGTTTACTTGACAAATCTAAAGACTAATAATTgtggcaacacaacacaccCAATAGATTGTGCCGTGTGCAATGTACTAAACAGTTCTTGTCAATGTGAAATGAACAGCACTTGTAGAGCTG TTCCAGAGAAGATTTTCTATGATTGGGGGAATTGGATTCCAGCACTTCGAATGTTTAGAGTGACTCTGTTTATTTTTCTTATGGTATTCTTTGTTGGTGTCAACACGTATGGATGGCGAGCAAATGGTGTAAACCACGTTCTCATATTTGAAATTAATCCAAGAGAATACTTGTCGTCGTTTCAGCTAATGGAG atTGGCACTTGCATGTCTGTGATATGGCTGTGTGGTATTATGTTGTATTATGCAATCCACCATTTTGGTTCTCCAGACAATGCATTCTTCAGTCCACTGACAGTCATGATAGTGATAATTGTTTACACTGTTATTCCATTCAAAATCTTTCATTGGAGATCACGTTTGTGGCTTCTTCGTAAACTG AAACGGATCATCATGGCTCCTTACTATGCGGTGGAGTTTCCAGATTTTTGGTTGGCTGATCAGATGACCAGTTTGTCAGGTGTTTTGCTAGATGTTGAATATACTTTGTGCTTTTTTGCATTTGACTGGAAGCAGCATCCAG ATCATGCTGTGTGTACAAGCGTGCAAAATGGCATTCGTCCCATTATTGCATGTTTACCAGCATGGTTCAGGTTTGCTCAATGCTTACGACGTTATCGTGACACTAACAAGTTTTTTCCTCATGCTGTCAATGCTGGCAAATACTCAACAACATTCATCGTTGTACTTTTTTCTTCTCTTTACCGTACAGAAAAAGGTAATATGGTGCTGGTTATGATACCATGTGTGTCATCCGGTGTATTTCTTAATCTATTATACTATACTTGCATTTCTTTAGAACAAGGTGCCGCTAGTCGAGAAGGCACACTATTTGCTGTCTGGATTATTGCGTACATTGTCAATTTTTGTTACACTTTATGGTGGGATATGTATATGGATTGGGGTGTACTTGATCGCAAGTATAGTTTTTTGAGAGAAGAGCTGATTTACCCACATCCA CTCATCTATTATGTGGCAATTGTCGAAGACAGTCTCTTTCGTTTGTTTTGGACATTCCAGGTGTCGCTTCTCGAGTCAGAAGTGTTGGAGGTTGAAGTGTTGAAAACAGTGTTTGGCTTTTTTGAGATGTTAAG ACGCTTTGTATGGAATTTTTTTCGTTTGGAGAATGAACATCTCAACAATTGTGGAGAATTTCGAGCTGTGCGTGACATAAAAATCAAACCACTCGACATTCCAAAAGCTGTGCCCAGCTCTGCACAACTTAACACGAAACCGGATGTTAGCAAATATGTGACTACTTCATATGAGTCAAATGTATAA
- the LOC134190623 gene encoding solute carrier family 53 member 1-like isoform X1, with amino-acid sequence MKFSQHLQAHLTPEWRKQYIHYSRFKAMIYEAVANAPGNEGIRDDPAYFKEVELKYMQVIDKEVEKIEAFFKSREGDAKSSFLDLEEEVGRLKLLASIHGTQSKRREAAHWGKAINGQVAVGNRKAWKRKSFTEIEHQISSPDVDDEVDEAVRLSSREIKTRLKELKLAFSEFYLSLVLLQQYQQLNREGFRKILKKHDKEWRTTDGLRYYSDVILKTYFVRSKEIEQLILKTEKVVIEDLEGGNRRQAMNRLRVPPLETRYSHWSSYGLGLFMGMSSVLIVCSIILGVYLTNLKTNNCGNTTHPIDCAVCNVLNSSCQCEMNSTCRAVPEKIFYDWGNWIPALRMFRVTLFIFLMVFFVGVNTYGWRANGVNHVLIFEINPREYLSSFQLMEIGTCMSVIWLCGIMLYYAIHHFGSPDNAFFSPLTVMIVIIVYTVIPFKIFHWRSRLWLLRKLKRIIMAPYYAVEFPDFWLADQMTSLSGVLLDVEYTLCFFAFDWKQHPDHAVCTSVQNGIRPIIACLPAWFRFAQCLRRYRDTNKFFPHAVNAGKYSTTFIVVLFSSLYRTEKGNMVLVMIPCVSSGVFLNLLYYTCISLEQGAASREGTLFAVWIIAYIVNFCYTLWWDMYMDWGVLDRKYSFLREELIYPHPLIYYVAIVEDSLFRLFWTFQVSLLESEVLEVEVLKTVFGFFEMLRRFVWNFFRLENEHLNNCGEFRAVRDIKIKPLDIPKAVPSSAQLNTKPDVSKYVTTSYESNV; translated from the exons ATGAAGTTTAGCCAACATTTACAAGCTCATTTAACTCCAGAATGGCGCAAACAGTATATACACTACTCG CGTTTCAAAGCAATGATTTACGAAGCTGTTGCTAATGCGCCTGGTAATGAGGGGATTCGTG ATGATCCAGCCTACTTCAAAGAAGTAGAACTAAAATATATGCAAGTTATCGACAAAGAAGTAGAGAAGATTGAAGCCTTTTTTAAAT CACGGGAAGGAGATGCCAAAAGCAGCTTCTTAGATCTTGAAGAAGAAGTAGGTCGTCTAAAGTTACTAGCGTCTATACATGGCACTCAATCTAAGAGAAGAGAGGCAGCTCACTGGGGAAAGGCAATAAATGGTCAAGTGGCTGTTGGCAACAGAAAGGCTTGGAAACGGAAGAGTTTTACCGAGATCGAGCATCAGATCAGCTCACCAGATGTAGATGATGAGGTAGATGAAGCAGTGAGACTTTCTTCTCGTGAAATCAAAACAAGGTTGAAAGAATTGAAACTAGCATTTAGTGAATTCTACCTTAGTCtcgttttgctgcagcaatatCAA CAACTGAATAGAGAAGGATTTAGAAAGATCTTGAAGAAACATGACAAG GAGTGGCGAACAACCGATGGCTTAAGATACTACAGTGATGTCATACTAAAGACTTACTTTGTTCGATCAAAGGAAATTGAGCAACTCATTCTGAAAACGGAG AAGGTCGTTATTGAAGATTTAGAAGGTGGTAACAGAAGGCAAGCTATGAATCGGTTGCGAGTGCCACCACTTGAAACTCGA TATTCTCACTGGTCATCTTATGGTCTTGGATTGTTCATGGGCATGTCTAGTGTTCTCATTGTTTGTTCTATCATACTTG gTGTTTACTTGACAAATCTAAAGACTAATAATTgtggcaacacaacacaccCAATAGATTGTGCCGTGTGCAATGTACTAAACAGTTCTTGTCAATGTGAAATGAACAGCACTTGTAGAGCTG TTCCAGAGAAGATTTTCTATGATTGGGGGAATTGGATTCCAGCACTTCGAATGTTTAGAGTGACTCTGTTTATTTTTCTTATGGTATTCTTTGTTGGTGTCAACACGTATGGATGGCGAGCAAATGGTGTAAACCACGTTCTCATATTTGAAATTAATCCAAGAGAATACTTGTCGTCGTTTCAGCTAATGGAG atTGGCACTTGCATGTCTGTGATATGGCTGTGTGGTATTATGTTGTATTATGCAATCCACCATTTTGGTTCTCCAGACAATGCATTCTTCAGTCCACTGACAGTCATGATAGTGATAATTGTTTACACTGTTATTCCATTCAAAATCTTTCATTGGAGATCACGTTTGTGGCTTCTTCGTAAACTG AAACGGATCATCATGGCTCCTTACTATGCGGTGGAGTTTCCAGATTTTTGGTTGGCTGATCAGATGACCAGTTTGTCAGGTGTTTTGCTAGATGTTGAATATACTTTGTGCTTTTTTGCATTTGACTGGAAGCAGCATCCAG ATCATGCTGTGTGTACAAGCGTGCAAAATGGCATTCGTCCCATTATTGCATGTTTACCAGCATGGTTCAGGTTTGCTCAATGCTTACGACGTTATCGTGACACTAACAAGTTTTTTCCTCATGCTGTCAATGCTGGCAAATACTCAACAACATTCATCGTTGTACTTTTTTCTTCTCTTTACCGTACAGAAAAAGGTAATATGGTGCTGGTTATGATACCATGTGTGTCATCCGGTGTATTTCTTAATCTATTATACTATACTTGCATTTCTTTAGAACAAGGTGCCGCTAGTCGAGAAGGCACACTATTTGCTGTCTGGATTATTGCGTACATTGTCAATTTTTGTTACACTTTATGGTGGGATATGTATATGGATTGGGGTGTACTTGATCGCAAGTATAGTTTTTTGAGAGAAGAGCTGATTTACCCACATCCA CTCATCTATTATGTGGCAATTGTCGAAGACAGTCTCTTTCGTTTGTTTTGGACATTCCAGGTGTCGCTTCTCGAGTCAGAAGTGTTGGAGGTTGAAGTGTTGAAAACAGTGTTTGGCTTTTTTGAGATGTTAAG ACGCTTTGTATGGAATTTTTTTCGTTTGGAGAATGAACATCTCAACAATTGTGGAGAATTTCGAGCTGTGCGTGACATAAAAATCAAACCACTCGACATTCCAAAAGCTGTGCCCAGCTCTGCACAACTTAACACGAAACCGGATGTTAGCAAATATGTGACTACTTCATATGAGTCAAATGTATAA
- the LOC134191086 gene encoding protein odr-4 homolog isoform X2 → MVWVVIAEESVQTIIEGLCNKCKLQLGLLIGQNSQQKTFVVTAVATAVQENGNEGDLEIDEAWVVEHARQVARMLPGGLDIIGVFLISSSESMTQYQSQLRSVMHKICRICQMYDQLASVVPASTQSLERVSLEISTITRKYTCRVLDISDHKASSRSADMKFQSFVSKWHTMSCQVAFDWTSYLPTVDKSLIASRHLHNYIRNHLETFGRAVFLCDGELRDEADQLEKSQVGKSQKVRAIGKKTHHVEFFTDNTDVTMPSISTENSEMCLRFQGNIQGLAYVHSKATVGNALLRSDIVRSVLARCDVMSDDLINQFVGDESLASQKKQSEMGSRVVPRRVLFPVCHEITFCDYAFQDESPQDVCERLKDILGLEITADNLQFCEDIPDIETKSAVHSVVESVGVTSKLPSTQWNSSNRFWFLVVSFAMACVAVVIYLQST, encoded by the exons ATGGTCTGGGTGGTGATAGCTGAAGAAAGCGTTCAGACGATAATAGAAGGATTGTGTAACAAATGTAAACTACAACTTGGTTTGCTAATAGGACAG AATTCGCAGCAGAAAACCTTTGTGGTGACTGCAGTAGCAACAGCGGTCCAAGAAA ACGGAAATGAAGGAGATCTAGAGATAGATGAAGCTTGGGTAGTTGAACACGCCAGACAG GTTGCACGGATGCTTCCTGGAGGCTTGGATATCATTGGAGTATTTCTTATTTCATCTTCTGAATCTATGACACAATATCAGAGTCAGCTTCGCAGTGTTATGCACAAGATATGTAGGATCTGCCAAATGTATGACCAACTAGCTAGTGTGGTTCCAGCTAGTACTCAGTCGCTTGAAAGAGTGTCGTTAGAAATTTCTACAATTACAAGAAA ATACACATGCAGGGTTCTTGATATTTCTGATCATAAG GCATCTTCACGATCTGCCGACATGAAATTTCAGTCTTTTGTGTCTAAGTGGCACACCATGTCTTGCCAAGTTGCATTTGACTGGACGTCGTATTTGCCAACAGTTGATAAATCTTTGATTGCAAGCAGACATCTTCATAATTATATTAGAAATCATTTGGAAACTTTTGGCAgagctgtctttctgtgtgatGGAGAACTAAGAGATGAAGCTGATCAACTAGAGAAGTCTCAAGTTGGAAAGTCTCAA AAGGTTCGTGCAATAGGCAAGAAAACACACCACGTGGAATTCTTTACAGATAAT ACTGATGTTACTATGCCTTCTATATCAACTGAAAATTCAGAGATGTGCTTACGTTTTCAAGGAAATATTCAAGGATTGGCATATGTTCACTCCAAGGCAACAGTCGGAAATGCA CTTCTTAGGTCAGATATTGTCAGAAGTGTATTGGCACGCTGTGATGTTATGTCAGATGATTTGATCAATCAGTTTGTGGGAG ATGAAAGTTTGGCAAGCCAAAAGAAACAAAGTGAAATGGGATCACGAGTTGTGCCAAGAAGAGTACTTTTTCCAGTGTGCCACGAAATCACATTCTGTGACTATGCATTTCAAGATGAAAGCCCACAG GATGTTTGCGAGCGATTGAAAGACATTTTGGGTCTGGAGATTACTGCAGACAATCTACAGTTTTGTGAGGACATTCCCG ACATTGAGACAAAAAGTGCTGTTCATTCAGTTGTTGAATCAGTTGGTGTAACTAGCAAGTTGCCAAGCACACAATGGAATTCGAGCAATCGATTCT GGTTTCTGGTCGTGTCATTTGCAATGGCATGTGTAGCTGTTGTCATCTATTTGCAGTCAACTTGA
- the LOC134190452 gene encoding palmitoyltransferase ZDHHC12-B-like, producing the protein MVFRCWRRCRMRCVSAGVGVRAIHCFFTVSVVAILGVNDTELRRAFSEKDIVVILAVILILTLSTFLYFITSFMDPGYIKQEDVESVGYKALALEMEKTKTTARSGCWKPELCDICLVVKPVRTRHCLDCNRCVRRFDHHCPWVYNCVGERNHRFYCYFLVSELALVVWGAKISWNAFIVTTTWNEWFNVNLLFVFSFSITLFGGLGVFALIICHILLITSGQTTWEFVRHNRISYLKDYDDYDSPFDEGMIRNLFKFFCYFQQRDWLVLLQRAHARRRHNRKEHGDRVLLPV; encoded by the exons ATGGTTTTTAGGTGTTGGAGACGTTGTAGGATGCGATGTGTGAGCGCCGGTGTTGGTGTTAGAGCGATCCACTGCTTCTTTACGGTATCTGTTGTTGCCATTCTTGGCGTTAATGATACTG AACTGAGAAGGGCGTTTTCAGAGAAGGACATCGTTGTCATACTTGCTGTTATACTTATTTTGACATTGTCAACGTTTCTCTACTTCATCACCAGTTTCATGGATCCTGGATATATAAAACAGGAAGACGTGGAA AGTGTTGGTTATAAGGCTTTAGCTCTGGAGATGGAGAAGACGAAGACAACTGCAAGGAGTGGATGCTGGAAGCCAGAACTGTGTGATATCTGCTTGGTGGTTAAACCAGTGAGAACACGCCACTGTTTGGATTGTAATCGATGTGTACGGCGATTTGATCATCACTGTCCTTGGGTATATAACTGTGTGGGTGAACGGAATCATCGTTTTTATTGCTACTTTCTTGTTTCTGAATTGGCACTCGTAGTATGGGGAGCAAAAATTTCCTG GAATGCATTTATTGTGACGACTACTTGGAACGAGTGGTTCAATGTCAATCTCCTGTTTGTGTTTTCGTTTTCCATCACATTATTTGGAGGGCTGGGAGTGTTTGCTCTTATTATATGTCACATATTACTCATTACCAGTGGACAGACAACCTGGGAGTTCGTGCGTCATAACAGAATCAGCTATTTGAAGGACTATGATGACTATGACTCTCCTTTCGATGAGGGAATGATAAGAAATCTATTTAAATTTTTCTGTTATTTTCAACAGCGTGACTGGTTAGTACTTCTACAACGTGCACATGCTAGGCGAAGACACAACAGAAAGGAACATGGAGACAGAGTACTTTTGCCTGTATAG
- the LOC134191086 gene encoding protein odr-4 homolog isoform X1 has protein sequence MVWVVIAEESVQTIIEGLCNKCKLQLGLLIGQNSQQKTFVVTAVATAVQENGNEGDLEIDEAWVVEHARQVARMLPGGLDIIGVFLISSSESMTQYQSQLRSVMHKICRICQMYDQLASVVPASTQSLERVSLEISTITRKYTCRVLDISDHKASSRSADMKFQSFVSKWHTMSCQVAFDWTSYLPTVDKSLIASRHLHNYIRNHLETFGRAVFLCDGELRDEADQLEKSQVGKSQKVRAIGKKTHHVEFFTDNTDVTMPSISTENSEMCLRFQGNIQGLAYVHSKATVGNAVCLLRSDIVRSVLARCDVMSDDLINQFVGDESLASQKKQSEMGSRVVPRRVLFPVCHEITFCDYAFQDESPQDVCERLKDILGLEITADNLQFCEDIPDIETKSAVHSVVESVGVTSKLPSTQWNSSNRFWFLVVSFAMACVAVVIYLQST, from the exons ATGGTCTGGGTGGTGATAGCTGAAGAAAGCGTTCAGACGATAATAGAAGGATTGTGTAACAAATGTAAACTACAACTTGGTTTGCTAATAGGACAG AATTCGCAGCAGAAAACCTTTGTGGTGACTGCAGTAGCAACAGCGGTCCAAGAAA ACGGAAATGAAGGAGATCTAGAGATAGATGAAGCTTGGGTAGTTGAACACGCCAGACAG GTTGCACGGATGCTTCCTGGAGGCTTGGATATCATTGGAGTATTTCTTATTTCATCTTCTGAATCTATGACACAATATCAGAGTCAGCTTCGCAGTGTTATGCACAAGATATGTAGGATCTGCCAAATGTATGACCAACTAGCTAGTGTGGTTCCAGCTAGTACTCAGTCGCTTGAAAGAGTGTCGTTAGAAATTTCTACAATTACAAGAAA ATACACATGCAGGGTTCTTGATATTTCTGATCATAAG GCATCTTCACGATCTGCCGACATGAAATTTCAGTCTTTTGTGTCTAAGTGGCACACCATGTCTTGCCAAGTTGCATTTGACTGGACGTCGTATTTGCCAACAGTTGATAAATCTTTGATTGCAAGCAGACATCTTCATAATTATATTAGAAATCATTTGGAAACTTTTGGCAgagctgtctttctgtgtgatGGAGAACTAAGAGATGAAGCTGATCAACTAGAGAAGTCTCAAGTTGGAAAGTCTCAA AAGGTTCGTGCAATAGGCAAGAAAACACACCACGTGGAATTCTTTACAGATAAT ACTGATGTTACTATGCCTTCTATATCAACTGAAAATTCAGAGATGTGCTTACGTTTTCAAGGAAATATTCAAGGATTGGCATATGTTCACTCCAAGGCAACAGTCGGAAATGCAGTGTGT CTTCTTAGGTCAGATATTGTCAGAAGTGTATTGGCACGCTGTGATGTTATGTCAGATGATTTGATCAATCAGTTTGTGGGAG ATGAAAGTTTGGCAAGCCAAAAGAAACAAAGTGAAATGGGATCACGAGTTGTGCCAAGAAGAGTACTTTTTCCAGTGTGCCACGAAATCACATTCTGTGACTATGCATTTCAAGATGAAAGCCCACAG GATGTTTGCGAGCGATTGAAAGACATTTTGGGTCTGGAGATTACTGCAGACAATCTACAGTTTTGTGAGGACATTCCCG ACATTGAGACAAAAAGTGCTGTTCATTCAGTTGTTGAATCAGTTGGTGTAACTAGCAAGTTGCCAAGCACACAATGGAATTCGAGCAATCGATTCT GGTTTCTGGTCGTGTCATTTGCAATGGCATGTGTAGCTGTTGTCATCTATTTGCAGTCAACTTGA